In Styela clava chromosome 14, kaStyClav1.hap1.2, whole genome shotgun sequence, the following are encoded in one genomic region:
- the LOC120340739 gene encoding troponin C, skeletal muscle-like: protein MSMTVEEARTSLTKEQINEFKQAFDIFDQDGGGDISTKELGRVMKLLGQTPSKDELDKIIEEVDVDGSGTIDFDEFLIMMVMQIAEEGKNLGEEELKDIFRLFDVNGDNFIDWPELKNALMSLNVDPKVETWEVDELFRDADKNGDGSIDVEEWSIWMDGVR, encoded by the exons Atg TCGATGACAGTAGAAGAAGCTAGAACTTCTCTCACGAAGGAACAAATCAATG AATTCAAGCAAGCTTTTGACATCTTTGATCAAGACGGTGGCGGCGACATCAGCACAAAAGAATTAGGAAGAGTCATGAAACTGTTAGGACAAACTCCATCTAAAGATGAACTAGACAAAATTATCGAAGAAGTTGACGTCGATG gAAGTGGTACCAttgattttgatgaatttttgattatgaTGGTTATGCAAATTGCCGAAGAAGGAAAGAATTTGGGCGAGGAAgaattaaaagatatttttagaCTCTTTGATGT TAACGGTGACAACTTTATTGATTGGCCCGAGTTGAAAAATGCTTTGATGTCATTAAATGTTGATCCTAAAGTTGAAACATGGGAAGTGGATGAATTGTTCAGAGATGCTGACAAAAACGGTGATGGAAGCATCGATGTCGAAG AATGGAGCATATGGATGGACGGAGTACGATAA